A region of Lycium barbarum isolate Lr01 chromosome 3, ASM1917538v2, whole genome shotgun sequence DNA encodes the following proteins:
- the LOC132633828 gene encoding uncharacterized protein LOC132633828 — protein sequence MSEDSVESGCNSKTSSNFGQTEDEAEKALSKLKEGGSSSDSTVEESEKKPCVRPYVRSKMPRLRWTPDLHLRFVHAVERLGGQDRATPKLVLQTMNIKGLNIAHVKSHLQMYRSKKLDDQGQGISHHHNRFMEGGDQNIFNLSQFPVFPTSHQRLNSPFRYEDASWNCHGNWMPNTTVGQSILNRTRGGFYPTLNQDLCTGIPSFISERSALQTNEVKDEIGLSRGKPRDELTRLFHIVAKAQARAVGGNGNTSPPDLERTINLEKQTPLKRKASYCDLDLNLCLGAKPRINEEIINHDDNDNGSSLSLSLSSPLSSSRVTRFMEDANIDATTGFTQRAVRIGCESHPTLILGRDSNIDATTENARQRASTLDLTL from the exons ATGTCGGAGGATAGTGTTGAGAGTGGATGTAATTCCaagacaagctctaattttggaCAAACTGAGGATGAAGCGGAGAAAGCCTTGAGCAAGTTAAAGGAGGGAGGAAGCTCAAGCGACAGTACAGTTGAAGAGAGTGAAAAGAAGCCCTGTGTGAGACCTTATGTTCGATCCAAGATGCCTAGACTCCGATGGACTCCTGATCTCCATCTCCGTTTTGTTCATGCCGTGGAAAGACTTGGTGGACAAGATC GAGCAACACCGAAACTAGTTCTTCAAACGATGAACATAAAAGGACTCAACATTGCTCATGTCAAGAGCCATTTGCAG ATGTATAGAAGCAAGAAGTTGGATGACCAAGGTCAAG GGATTTCACATCATCACAATCGTTTTATGGAAGGTGGAGATCAAAATATCTTCAATTTGAGCCAATTCCCAGTGTTCCCTACTTCCCATCAGAGGCTCAATTCCCCTTTTAG GTATGAAGATGCTTCTTGGAATTGCCATGGCAATTGGATGCCTAACACCACAGTGGGGCAAAGTATACTAAACAGGACCAGAGGAGGATTTTACCCTACACTGAATCAAGATTTATGTACAGGGATTCCATCTTTCATCAGTGAAAGATCCGCTTTACAAACAAATGAAGTTAAAGATGAAATTGGATTATCCAGAGGAAAACCTAGGGATGAGCTCACTAGGTTGTTTCATATAGTTGCAAAAGCTCAAGCAAGAGCCGTTGGTGGAAATGGAAATACTTCTCCTCCAGATTTGGAAAGAACCATAAATCTAGAAAAGCAGACTCCTTTAAAAAGGAAAGCTTCATATTGTGACCTTGATCTGAATTTATGTCTAGGTGCAAAGCCAAGGATTAATGAAGAGATAATAaaccatgatgataatgataatgggaGTAGCTTATCATTGTCATTGTCATCACCATTGTCTTCTTCAAGGGTTACAAGGTTTATGGAAGATGCTAATATTGATGCTACAACAGGGTTCACTCAACGGGCAGTAAGGATCGGGTGCGAATCACATCCCACCCtaattttggggcgtgacagtaaTATTGATGCTACGACAGAAAATGCAAGACAAAGGGCAAGTACTCTGGATCTGACTCTATGA